The Chelonoidis abingdonii isolate Lonesome George chromosome 12, CheloAbing_2.0, whole genome shotgun sequence DNA segment GCGGTGGTGGAGCGCAAGCTCTGGAAGGAGCAGGGCGCCCTGCGGCAGGACCTGACACGAGAGCAATTCCTGGCCGAAGTCTGGAAATGGAAAGAGGAGTGAGTGCAGCTGTGGCATCACCAGCCTGAGTCAGTGCTGGGCTTTGCGGGGGCAATAAGAGATGCTGGGCTTCAGAGAGCGAGACAGGGGCttagtagggggtgctgtgctgcagggagggggctggcacTGTCCCTTGGCAGTCAGTGCTGTAAATCAATGTCTCTTTCTCTGATCAGGAAAGGGGATGAGATTTTCCGACAGCTCCAGGCTCTGGGGGCATCTCTGGATTGGGACCGAGCCTGCTTCACCATGGATGCTGTGAGTATCTGATGTGCAAAGATGCGACTGTTCATGATCCAAGACTCATGGGATGTAGTGGTCAGAGCACAGctggctgggggtcaggactcctgggttccctccccagctctgggaggggagtggggtctctcTGGTTCGTCCTGGAACATGCCCAAGCAAATGCCATTCCCTTCACCCACACAGGGGTTCTCAGCGGCTGTGGCAGAGGCATTTGTGCGATTGCACGAGGACGGGCTGGTGTACCGCGAGCGGCGCCTGGTGAACTGGTCGTGCGCCCTGCGCTCTGCCATCTCTGACATGGAGGTGAGTGCATGGTCTGGGGGGCAGCACGAGGGATTGGGGGTGGGCTGTGTCTTGGAGGTCTGTAGTTGGAGGAGAGCAGTATGGTCCCCCCTCAAGTCTCGTGACACGGTCTCTCCCTGGCAGGTGGAGACCCGGCAGCTCCGGGGTCGGACTGTGCTCCCTGTGCCCGGTTGCCCGGCCCCGGTGCCCTTTGGATTGATGTTCACCTTTGCCTACAAAGTGGATGGGCAGGAGGGTGAGTTCCCAAGCTCAGTACCGGTGGGGACGGCGGGTGTTCTCCGgctaccccaccccagaggtggctgcatctcagtgctgggtgaGCAGTCCACATGCTGTggggctgttccccagctgcaccaccccagagatggctgcatttcagcgctGGGTGAGCGATCCCTGTGCTGTGTTGCTGTGTGACTCTTCCCCAGcggccccgccccagaggtggttttttgttttttttcatggtaAAAATCCAGCCCCATAAGGTCAccctctttctgtctctcccttGCCCTGTCTCTATGTCGGGGAAGACGAGGAGCTCCCTGTGGCTACCACCCGCCCGGAGACGATGCTCGGGGACGTGGCTGTGGCCGTCCATCCCGACGACCCACGGTTCACGGTAAGGGGCAGAGAGGCGGGCATGTCTGGGATGAAGGGGGCAGGGTGTCTCACAGGTGAGAGGTCATCTCCATGGAGACAGGGTGGAGCCACTTTGGGGCAAAGGAGAATAAGTTGTCTCCTTGGAGAAGGGGGCGGGGTTTTGGGGGAAGGCGGCGTCCTCGCCATGGCGACAGGGATTGGGTCTCATGGACGGAAAGGTGAACTGTCATCTCCATGGAGACAGACTGGTGTCTCCTGAGAGATAGGGGCGTGGTCtctttgtggggagaagggggctcatggctgtggagaaggGGCTGTGGTCTCATGGGGAGGAAGGCAGAGTCATCACTATGGAGATGAAGTTCATCGTCATGGAGACTGGCGTCTCTGGGATCAGGGCGGGCTCtctggaggagaagagagggtCATTGCCatggagttggggggtggggtatcCTTGGAGTTTAAAGTGGGGGGTCACTGGAAGTGTCGGGGAATAATGGATCTTGGCTTCGattctccttttttattttgacagCATCTGCATGGCAAGCAGCTCCGGCACCCATTCACTGGGCGCCTCCTGGCCATCATCACGGACCCCCTAGTGGAGCGAGACCTGGGCACAGGTAAGCACCAGGCCCCTCAGCCCTGTCATGTGTCCGAGTTTGGCACTGGTTGGATGGTGGCTGTATTGGTGTGGTGGGATCCAGTTGGTGTCAGCAGTGGGATCCAGGTCTCAGAGGTTCTTTCCTCTCCACCACGCCCACTGCAGGAGCTGTGAAGGTGACGCCGGCACACAGCCATGCTGACTACGAGCTGGGCAAGCACCATGGGCTGCCCCTGGTCTCTGTGATCGGGGAGGATGGGGCCATGACAGCTGAGTGTGGAGACTGGCTCCAGGTAATGACCCTCCTCAGTCCTGAcacacagccccctgctgtcccagccctggactcccttGTTTCAGCTCCGCttgtgcccctcaatcccaacccgcagcccctctGTTTTACTCCTACTGCTCTGTTCTTTCGTAGGGCCTGAATCGCTTTGTGGCTCGCGagaaggtggtgtctgccttgaAGGAGAGAGGCCTGTACCGGGGTATGAAGGATCATGCCATGGCGCTGCCCCTCTGCAGGTAGTACCCCCCCTTGCCGATGGAGGATGGTGCTGGGGAGTGAAGGGGGTTCAGTAGGAGGCGCTCTCCCCATGCTGTCAGTGTTAGCCCCAATACCCCAGTGTGGCGCTAGGGGACgccgtgctgcagggagtgggtagGAAGTTCCAGGATattacaaataaatctgtttctcttttttcatcCCACAGTCGCTCCGGGGACGTGGTTGAGAACCTGCTGAAAAGCCAGTGGTTTCTCCGGTGTGAGGGAATGGCCCAGAGAGCCCTGGAGGTGAGGGATCCCCTAATGGCAGCTCCCGCATGGCTACCACTCAGCACagggagtcctgactcccaaccctctgctgctttaaccactagTTCACCTGACCTTGATTTAAGCTGTGATGGTGCCTCCATCTTGGACTGCACAAATCCTTGAAGCATAGGCTGTAAGAGTTTAATCTTGCTCTGGATGGAACTTACACAAGAATCTCCTGGTGGTGTTTGATGGCAGTAGTGGGATACGAGTTCTTTCCTGAGAACTTCCCTAGTTCTGGGGTCTGTAGTGCAGCTTGGTCTGTCTGCCCTCTTGGAGGTTCTGCTGTCCAAGACAGGTTAGCTCATCAGTCTCTGTCTCGCCCCTCAGGCTGTGGAGTCAGGGCGTCTGAAACTCACCCCGGAATTTCATGAGAAGAACTGGAGGACGTGGCTGTCCAACATCAGGTAGGGGAGTTCTGCCCCACTCTATCATTAGaccctcctccacctccagagctgcagatagaacccaggagtcctggtgtcCAGCCCTACCTgctgtaacccactagaccccattcctctcccagagtggggagagaacccaggaatcctgaatctcagcctccccatctcccctcccaatcctgggatagaacccaggagtcctgaatcccaggCTCCACCCCTCTCCTTTCTGGAGCAGGATCAATTTTTGCCTAGTTTGTGAACAACCCTACAATGACAAACTGGCATGTCAACAATGCAAAGGGAAAGCTGGCTCCTTAGCTCAATCTGGAATGGCTCTCTATTGCCCCTTGTGGCTAACTGGGGAACTGGCATTAAATGAAATAATCTTATTGGCTTTATTCTTTGCTGTATTGTAGCGATTGGTGCATTTCCCGACAGCTGTGGTGGGGCCATCAGATTCCAGCCTATCAGGTCTCTATCTCAGGGTCATGTGACTTAGGCAAGGTGAGCTGTTTGCTTATCTGAAATGTTgttggctgtggggggagctcctggctatgccagccccagcctctcccagcagggggcactgaggggagtggggcagggacgCTGGCTGTtgggggagctcctggctactcCATAGGGGGCACTTTAGCTCGCTAACTTGCATCTCGTCACCTGTTTATTAACAGGATGGAAGTGATGCATTGTGGGTAGTGGGCAGGACAGAGGCGGAAGCCCGCAGAAAAGCATCAGGGATTTTGAAGAAACCAGAAGAGGAAGTGGAGCTGGTGAGAGGTGAAGAGAGAGAGCTTCTAGGGGGTGACTCCGGCAAGAAAGGAGGGAGTAAAGCCTCAAGTAACAAATGGGGCAACGCCCCAGAGCTTCTCACTCCCACCGTGCACTCACTTTTCACCCCTGTCTTCTTCAGGACCTACTTTTGGTGGCTGAAGTGGAATACACACAATTTCAACTATTTGCATAGGCTGTTACCCAGAATACTTGGCTTACGCCAGAGCAGGCCTTGGTGTCCCCATTCTGGAATCGGGGGGAATGCCCTGTAATTTTGGGGGTGCTCCTGAGGGCAAATAACCCCGGAGTTGCTTCTTGTAGTGACCCCCACTTGTTTCAGACCCAGGGAAATTGGGGTAGTGCCCTCCCCTAAGGGAGGCAGGCGAGACCATGCAGAGATAAAGGAAAATACCCAATCCTGTGGAAGTCGTTTATTGTAGGGTCCTCAGCATGCTGCCTCCTTTGCTAATCTACCAAGCGGCTCATCGGCCAATACTCTATTTGTGTCTCCAGATGCTGATGTCCTGGATACCTGGTTCTCTTCTGCTCTCTTCCCCTTCGCGGCGCTGGGCTGGCCCCGTAAGGTGAGCAACACAGAAAGCAAAGGGGACAGGTGGGATGCCgggctggatgggcccattgCCTGCTCAGGGTTGACTCACTTCTTCTCTTCCTCTACCACAGGTTGGAGACCTCCAGGAATTCTATCCCAACAGCCTCTTGGAGACAGGCAGTGACCTACTCTTCTTCTGGGTGGCTCGGATGGTGATGCTGGGGGTGCAGCTGACTGGAGAGCTGCCGTTCTCCCAGGTGCGTgaggcagtgggagccctgggctgagaTAACAGGGGGGCTGtgagttgggattgaggggcgctggcagagctgtggtggaGGGACCCAGGGCTCAGATGATAGGATCTGTGGTTCTCTCTTTCCAGGTTTTCCTGCACTCCCTGGTACGTGATGCTCATGGCCGGAAGATGAGTAAATCTCTGGGGAATGTCGTAGACCCACTGGACGTCATTCATGGGGCTTCTCTGCAGGTACTGGACCCTCCTACCTCCCTGAGAGACCCTACAGTGACAAACTGGCCCCTGCTGCGTTCCAGCATAGCCCcagagagaccctacaataaccaACAGGGCCTTGCATCTTTTCCCCCCACACCCCGAGACACCTTACTATAACCAACTGGACCCAGCATCCCACCCCCAGAGAGACCCTGCAATGAGAAACAGGGCCCTgcactcctcccacccacccatcccttTTCCCCCCTGCCATACCaagagagaccctacaataactgGCCCCTGCATATCTCTCCTTGCCACCCCAGTGAAACCCTACCAttccaaaaaaaaaccaaaaaacaaccccaaacaaCACAAACTGCGAGTTCCAGGCACCCCTCCAGGAGACCCTACAAAAACACATCCCTCCCCGTCATGCCTGCCCATGATAAGGTTCCCTCCTCGTTGCAGGATTTGCAGGGGAGGCTGCGAGATGGGAATCTGGACCCCCGAGAGGCGGCCATCGCTATGGAGGGACAGGTGGGTCCTTCACCTCCCTGGTCCTGCCCcactgacccccctcccccattcccttctTTCAGCTCCTCCCTTTCATATCATTACTCTTCCATTCCAGAGACGAGACTTCCCCCAGGGGATCCCTGAATGCGGCACCGACGCCCTGAGATTCGCGCTGTGCTCCCATCGGGTCCAAGGTGAGAGCAGgtgcctttcccctctagggggcgctagCTCTGACCCTGCCTCGGGTGGGGGAACTGGCTTGCTCAGGGaaagggacatggggcctttcacctctagggggCACAGGCTCTGATCCAACCCCAGGgtcggggactggctggctcaggggtgcagggaatgggacatgggaccttttcccctctggggggtgctggctctgatccagggcagggcactgggttGCTCAGGGaaagggacatggggcctttcacctctagggggCACAGGCTCTGATCCAACCCCAGGgtcggggactggctggctcaggggtgcagggaatgggacatgggaccttttcccctctggggggtgctggctctgatccagggcagggcactgggttGCTCAGGGAAAGGGACATGGGGCCTGTGCCccttagaggggaaaggccccaagCTCTGATCCAGgcccagggcagggcactggctggCTCAAGAGCTGGGATCGGGACCTTTCCCCATTTCTCTACATTGCCTCCAGGGGACGACATTAACCTGGACGTGGCCATGGTGCTGAGCTCCCGGCACTTCTGCAACAAGGTGTGGAACGCCATCCGATtcactctgggggccctgggAGAGGGGTTTGCCCCACAGACCCCGGAGGAGGTAATGGGGTGtttcgggggtggggaggagttatGAACAGCATTGGTTTCCTCTGCTGGCTGTGGGTGGAACTGCAGGGGGCAATATAATCgggaggagggggcactgggtATCAATGGCTCCTTCTGCTGGGCACATGTGGTATTGCAGGGGGTAGTATAATGAGTGAACATGGATGTATCTGACATGCTCTGCTGGGGACAAGGTGTatggcagggaggtggggaaatACTGGGTCTATGTGGTGCCCTTTTCTGGGCTTGAGTGGTGTTGCAGGAAGGCAGCAATGAGCCCCAGAGATTTCTGTAACTAGTCAATCCTCCATCCCCACCAggtctgccccagctcccccatgGACCGATGGATCCTTAGTCGTCTCTACCACACTGCAGCGGACTGCAGTCAGCGGTTCGGGGAGTACGAGTTGCATTTGGTCACATCCACCATCCACCACTTCTGGCTGCACAACTTCTGCGACGTCTACTTGGTGAGTGTCAGTTCTCCTCTGGCCTGGGTGGGAATCCTGCCCTAGCCCGTTTCTGcctgtttataaaaatatatgCTCAAGAAGAAGCAGATCAGGATTGAGGGGTCTGGGGGGCCTGTGGATCAGGATTGAGGGGTACAGCTAGACCCGGGAGGTGGGGGGATACCAAATGAGATGTCCCAGTGTCTTGGTCCCATCTCCAACCctcctttgtttatccttccaacTCATCATCCAGTCTTCCACCCAACTTTCTAACATACCGAACCCAGCGTATCCAGCCCAACCGTCGCATCCATCCAACCGTTTGTCCAACCCGTCATATCCATCCAACCGTCCCTCCAATCCGGCCTAACCCATAGCATCCAACCATCCATCCAACCGTCCGTCCACACAGCTCAACCCATCATGTCCAACCACCCAGTGTCCAACCCATCATGTCCAACCCAGCCCAACCTATCTAACTGAATGTAACTAACCCATCCATCCAACACAACCTATCATCACCCTGGTATATGGCCTCTCCCTCCCTTGGCAGGAGTCGGTGAAGCCTGTGTTGCAGAGCAGGGATCAATCCCGGATCCTACAGACCCGCCAGACGCTCCTCAGCTGCGCCGACCTGGGCCTGCGCCTCCTCTCGCCCTTCATGCCCTACCTGACGGAGGAGCTGTGGCAACGGCTCCCTAAGCCGGATGGGGACTCTCCTCCCAGCATCTGCGTGGCCGGATACCCTAGTGCTGGGAAGCTGGTGGGTGAGCTTGGGGTGCTGAACGGGAAGGGGTGGCTCAGTGGAGAGGGGATTGGGACCTCCGGGATGAGTTaagttcccagccctgccactgcgtGCCTGTGTCAttatgggcaagtcactgaacctTTCTGGGCCTCTGTGAAAtaggaataataattaataagtcTTCCCTCGTCTGGTAGACAatgagctctgtggggcagggactgtctctcgctgtgtgtctgttcagtgcccggcacaacggggccctgatctcagctgggacttTTCTATATTACCGTAACACAATAATTAACAACAGCATCACAAGTGAGAGGTCACTGGTTTGTTACTGTAGCTTTGATTATAAACCCATGGTCTTTGCTAGCAGTAGATTGACAGAGATGGTGGTAGGAGGTGGGGAGGTTGTTACTGGAGGGTTGATAATACACCCTGGGCTTTGCTAGCAATAGGTACAAAGAGGTTGGAGTTTAGGCGTGGGGGCAAAACACTGGTTTGGTTTTGTAGGGTTGCGTGTAACACTTGATATTTACTCTCAGTAGATCCACAGAGGTat contains these protein-coding regions:
- the VARS2 gene encoding valine--tRNA ligase, mitochondrial isoform X2 → MARTWIGSGTGRTLSSLRQLLLQAGPRHIPCRRRTSSQASKSDPEGLGQKMTHLKNKAEKRRRQRERLESIEAGVARRQEVPQGQAKAWAPKDVVLYDIPTAAGQKKDTSVPLPAAYSPRYVEAAWYAWWEKEGFFKPEYQSQQPHRKPETFSLCIPPPNVTGSLHLGHALMVAIEDSLVRWHRMQGCQVLWVPGSDHAGIATQAVVERKLWKEQGALRQDLTREQFLAEVWKWKEEKGDEIFRQLQALGASLDWDRACFTMDAGFSAAVAEAFVRLHEDGLVYRERRLVNWSCALRSAISDMEVETRQLRGRTVLPVPGCPAPVPFGLMFTFAYKVDGQEDEELPVATTRPETMLGDVAVAVHPDDPRFTHLHGKQLRHPFTGRLLAIITDPLVERDLGTGAVKVTPAHSHADYELGKHHGLPLVSVIGEDGAMTAECGDWLQGLNRFVAREKVVSALKERGLYRGMKDHAMALPLCSRSGDVVENLLKSQWFLRCEGMAQRALEAVESGRLKLTPEFHEKNWRTWLSNISDWCISRQLWWGHQIPAYQVSISGSCDLGKDGSDALWVVGRTEAEARRKASGILKKPEEEVELVRDADVLDTWFSSALFPFAALGWPRKVGDLQEFYPNSLLETGSDLLFFWVARMVMLGVQLTGELPFSQVFLHSLVRDAHGRKMSKSLGNVVDPLDVIHGASLQDLQGRLRDGNLDPREAAIAMEGQRRDFPQGIPECGTDALRFALCSHRVQGDDINLDVAMVLSSRHFCNKVWNAIRFTLGALGEGFAPQTPEEVCPSSPMDRWILSRLYHTAADCSQRFGEYELHLVTSTIHHFWLHNFCDVYLESVKPVLQSRDQSRILQTRQTLLSCADLGLRLLSPFMPYLTEELWQRLPKPDGDSPPSICVAGYPSAGKLAHWCRPAEEDDFLLAQEVVRAVRALRATYRLTRARPPGAG
- the VARS2 gene encoding valine--tRNA ligase, mitochondrial isoform X1 — its product is MARTWIGSGTGRTLSSLRQLLLQAGPRHIPCRRRTSSQASKSDPEGLGQKMTHLKNKAEKRRRQRERLESIEAGVARRQEVPQGQAKAWAPKDVVLYDIPTAAGQKKDTSVPLPAAYSPRYVEAAWYAWWEKEGFFKPEYQSQQPHRKPETFSLCIPPPNVTGSLHLGHALMVAIEDSLVRWHRMQGCQVLWVPGSDHAGIATQAVVERKLWKEQGALRQDLTREQFLAEVWKWKEEKGDEIFRQLQALGASLDWDRACFTMDAGFSAAVAEAFVRLHEDGLVYRERRLVNWSCALRSAISDMEVETRQLRGRTVLPVPGCPAPVPFGLMFTFAYKVDGQEDEELPVATTRPETMLGDVAVAVHPDDPRFTHLHGKQLRHPFTGRLLAIITDPLVERDLGTGAVKVTPAHSHADYELGKHHGLPLVSVIGEDGAMTAECGDWLQGLNRFVAREKVVSALKERGLYRGMKDHAMALPLCSRSGDVVENLLKSQWFLRCEGMAQRALEAVESGRLKLTPEFHEKNWRTWLSNISDWCISRQLWWGHQIPAYQVSISGSCDLGKDGSDALWVVGRTEAEARRKASGILKKPEEEVELVRDADVLDTWFSSALFPFAALGWPRKVGDLQEFYPNSLLETGSDLLFFWVARMVMLGVQLTGELPFSQVFLHSLVRDAHGRKMSKSLGNVVDPLDVIHGASLQDLQGRLRDGNLDPREAAIAMEGQRRDFPQGIPECGTDALRFALCSHRVQGDDINLDVAMVLSSRHFCNKVWNAIRFTLGALGEGFAPQTPEEVCPSSPMDRWILSRLYHTAADCSQRFGEYELHLVTSTIHHFWLHNFCDVYLESVKPVLQSRDQSRILQTRQTLLSCADLGLRLLSPFMPYLTEELWQRLPKPDGDSPPSICVAGYPSAGKLAHWCRPAEEDDFLLAQEVVRAVRALRATYRLTRARPPAYLMCSEPAAHRVYQEYREPLQTLSLAGSLELCPSSKGAEPPVGWVQGRVKNHTEVYLDLQGLVDPQVELTRLASRKKKLEQQLSVLMAQTQASGYQENVSPSAQAECQQKISSLRTELMQLNQALENFSRMAAGLGTSPSAADQ
- the VARS2 gene encoding valine--tRNA ligase, mitochondrial isoform X3, with translation MARTWIGSGTGRTLSSLRQLLLQAGPRHIPCRRRTSSQASKSDPEGLGQKMTHLKNKAEKRRRQRERLESIEAGVARRQEVPQGQAKAWAPKDVVLYDIPTAAGQKKDTSVPLPAAYSPRYVEAAWYAWWEKEGFFKPEYQSQQPHRKPETFSLCIPPPNVTGSLHLGHALMVAIEDSLVRWHRMQGCQVLWVPGSDHAGIATQAVVERKLWKEQGALRQDLTREQFLAEVWKWKEEKGDEIFRQLQALGASLDWDRACFTMDAGFSAAVAEAFVRLHEDGLVYRERRLVNWSCALRSAISDMEVETRQLRGRTVLPVPGCPAPVPFGLMFTFAYKVDGQEDEELPVATTRPETMLGDVAVAVHPDDPRFTHLHGKQLRHPFTGRLLAIITDPLVERDLGTGAVKVTPAHSHADYELGKHHGLPLVSVIGEDGAMTAECGDWLQGLNRFVAREKVVSALKERGLYRGMKDHAMALPLCSRSGDVVENLLKSQWFLRCEGMAQRALEAVESGRLKLTPEFHEKNWRTWLSNISDWCISRQLWWGHQIPAYQVSISGSCDLGKDGSDALWVVGRTEAEARRKASGILKKPEEEVELVRDADVLDTWFSSALFPFAALGWPRKVGDLQEFYPNSLLETGSDLLFFWVARMVMLGVQLTGELPFSQVFLHSLVRDAHGRKMSKSLGNVVDPLDVIHGASLQDLQGRLRDGNLDPREAAIAMEGQRRDFPQGIPECGTDALRFALCSHRVQGDDINLDVAMVLSSRHFCNKVWNAIRFTLGALGEGFAPQTPEEVCPSSPMDRWILSRLYHTAADCSQRFGEYELHLVTSTIHHFWLHNFCDVYLESVKPVLQSRDQSRILQTRQTLLSCADLGLRLLSPFMPYLTEELWQRLPKPDGDSPPSICVAGYPSAGKLVGPLVSPRGGG